The Impatiens glandulifera chromosome 8, dImpGla2.1, whole genome shotgun sequence genome includes a window with the following:
- the LOC124912190 gene encoding protein DEHYDRATION-INDUCED 19-like has product MDSDFWATRLAAAKRQFTMQHRHHQASHLDRLNIDDFEVEEDVRHDFICPYCYEDFDIVSLCSHLEDDHSCESKVALCPICSAVARDMLSHITLQHGSLFKLQRRRRLRSRVAIPNTQTTAFSLLGRDLRDAHLQVLLGGGGSAYRSSSSSTINTTTTAAADPLLSSLILNFPPPSESEAEDIPTSSILSSVDDNPKKQPLPHIWKSSFDSTLSEEEREKRRKQAAVRVDFVQDLLASTLLGESS; this is encoded by the exons ATGGATTCTGATTTTTGGGCAACTCGCCTCGCCGCCGCCAAGAGGCAATTCACGATGCAGCACCGCCATCATCAAGCGTCCCATCTAG ATCGGTTGAATATTGATGATTTCGAGGTTGAAGAGGATGTCCGACATGATTTCATTTGCCCTTATTGCTACGAGGACTTTGATATTGTCTCTCTTTGCTCTCATCTTGAAGATGATCATTCTTGCGAGTCCAAAGTCGCT TTATGCCCTATATGTTCTGCAGTGGCTAGAGACATGTTGAGCCATATTACACTTCAACATGGGAGCTTGTTTAAG TTGCAGAGACGTCGTAGATTACGCAGCAGGGTAGCAATTCCGAATACTCAAACAACAGCTTTCTCTCTTCTTGGAAGAGACTTAAGGGATGCACATTTGCAGGTTCTTCTTGGAGGTGGTGGCTCTGCTTATAGATCGTCTTCATCCTCTACCATTAACACGACAACCACAGCTGCTGCTGATCCTCTCCTTTCTTCCTTGATTTTGAATTTCCCTCCTCCTTCAGAATCCGAAGCAGAAGATATTCCAACTTCGTCCATTCTTTCTAGTGTAGATGACAATCCTAAGAAGCAGCCTTTACCTCATATATGGAAATCAAG TTTTGATTCAACATTAAGTGAGGAAGAAAGGGAAAAGAGGAGGAAGCAGGCTGCTGTAAGAGTGGATTTTGTACAGGATCTGCTTGCATCTACTCTATTAGGCGAGTCGTCGTAA